Proteins from one Triticum aestivum cultivar Chinese Spring chromosome 7A, IWGSC CS RefSeq v2.1, whole genome shotgun sequence genomic window:
- the LOC123147996 gene encoding NAC domain-containing protein 75: MDDGATATTGGGTSSGGHHLIGSRIEEHRKYMSESSCCPRCGHKIDQKLDWVGLPAGVKFDPTDQELIEHLEAKVQSGGTAAVAAPSHPLIDEFIPTIEGEDGICYTHPEKLPGVSKDGLSRHFFHRPSKAYTTGTRKRRKIQPPATVDASALSSAGSVAAGAAHQQQQQQQRSETRWHKTGKTRPVAVGGRQRGCKKILVLYTNFGKHRKPEKTNWVMHQYHLGESEEEREGELVVSKIFYQTQPRQCGVGDGASASVPASSTGTFAMERRRADGAGRSRAVHMTPSDMVNAAFHGTTRIQDFSFSQFRNNIEEVGMGGSDHQVVQVRADEGVLHRPASLHHQHPHQQQHHVVDEHDHRRHHHHYAGLQQEHHHSSTAAFHVSTPTDPIATLIAAPPVHQGSVVLAAPTAEPYGHGAPSYHNQEDERPHQTRKFDGRSTSGLEEVIMGCTSRRSKGGETSGSKEDTEWQYPSFWPSDNQDHHG; the protein is encoded by the exons ATGGACGATGGTGCAACGGCAACGACAGGAGGAGGTACAAGCAGCGGCGGCCACCACCTCATCGGATCGAGGATTGAGGAGCACCGCAAGTACATGTCGGAGTCGAGCTGCTGCCCCAGGTGCGGCCACAAGATCGACCAGAAGCTG GATTGGGTGGGGCTGCCGGCCGGGGTGAAATTCGACCcgacggatcaggagctgatcgagcatcTAGAGGCGAAAGTCCAGTCCGGCGGCACGGCGGCCGTGGCAGCCCCGTCTCACCCTCTCATCGACGAGTTCATACCCACCATTGAGGGGGAGGATGGCATCTGTTACACCCACCCGGAGAAACTGCCAG GTGTGTCCAAGGACGGTCTGAGCAGGCACTTCTTCCACCGGCCGTCCAAGGCTTACACCACTGGCACCCGCAAGCGCCGCAAGATCCAGCCGCCGGCAACCGTGGACGCTTCCGCTCTCTCCTCCGCCGGATCAGTAGCTGCGGGTGCGGCtcaccagcagcagcaacaacagcagcggAGTGAGACGCGGTGGCACAAGACTGGCAAGACGCGGCCGGTGGCTGTGGGCGGCCGACAGAGGGGGTGCAAGAAGATCTTGGTGCTCTACACCAACTTCGGCAAGCACCGGAAGCCCGAGaagaccaactgggtgatgcaccagtatcacCTCGGCGAGTCTGAGGAAGAGCGCGAGGGCGAGCTCGTCGTATCTAAGATCTTCTACCAGACGCAGCCGAGGCAGTGCGGCGTCGGGGATGGAGCCTCGGCATCAGTCCCGGCGTCTAGCACTGGCACGTTCGCCATGGAGAGGAGGAGGGCCGACGGTGCGGGCAGATCACGGGCGGTGCACATGACCCCGTCCGACATGGTCAACGCCGCATTCCATGGCACCACACGCATTCAGGACTTCAGCTTCTCACAATTCAGAAACAACATCGAGGAG GTGGGAATGGGAGGATCAGATCACCAAGTGGTGCAAGTTAGGGCTGACGAGGGAGTGCTGCATCGTCCTGCATCGCTTCACCATCAGCACCCCCACCAGCAGCAGCATCACGTCGTGGACGAGCACGATcaccggcgccaccaccaccactacgcCGGCCTCCAGCAGGAGCACCACCACTCGTCGACAGCGGCGTTCCACGTAAGCACACCGACGGACCCCATTGCCACGCTGATTGCGGCGCCGCCTGTCCACCAGGGCTCGGTTGTGCTTGCGGCGCCGACGGCGGAGCCCTATGGTCATGGGGCACCGAGCTACCATAATCAG GAGGATGAGCGGCCACACCAAACGCGAAAGTTCGATGGACGGTCGACTTCTGGCCTCGAAGAGGTGATCATGGGATGTACATCGAGGAGGTCCAAAGGAGGA GAAACATCAGGCAGCAAGGAGGACACAGAATGGCAGTACCCATCCTTCTGGCCTTCTGACAACCAGGATCATCATGGGTGA